A single region of the Capra hircus breed San Clemente chromosome 14, ASM170441v1, whole genome shotgun sequence genome encodes:
- the WDYHV1 gene encoding protein N-terminal glutamine amidohydrolase isoform X2 has product MEGDAPVAAAAHYQPASPPRDACVYNSCYCEENIWKLCEYIKNHDQYPLEECYAVFISNERKMIPIWKQQARPGDGPVIWDYHVVLLHVSSGGQSFIYDLDTVLPFPCPFDTYVEDAFKSDEDIHPQFRRKFRVIRADSYLKNFASDRSHMKDSSGNWREPPPSYPCIETGGEPGTPSQRGFPSACW; this is encoded by the exons ATGGAAGGGGACGCCCCGGTCGCCGCAGCCGCCCACTACCAGCCGGCCAGCCCCCCGCGGGACGCCTGTGTCTACAACAGCTGCTACTG tgaagaaaatatttggaagctCTGCGAATACATCAAAAACCACGACCAGTATCCTTTAGAAGAGTGTTATGCTGTCTTCATATCTAATGAGAGGAAGATG ATTCCTATCTGGAAGCAGCAGGCAAGACCCGGAGATGGACCTGTCATCTGG GATTACCACGTTGTCTTGCTTCACGTTTCAAGCGGAGGACAGAGCTTCATTTATGACCTTGACACTGTCCTGCCGTTCCCCTGCCCCTTTGACACGTACGTGGAAGATGCCTTTAAGTCTGATGAGGACATCCATCCACAGTTCAGAAG GAAATTTAGAGTGATCCGTGCAGACTCATATCTGAAGAACTTTGCTTCTGACCGCTCTCACATGAAAGACTCCAGTGGGAACTGGAGAGAGCCTCCCCCGTCGTATCCCTGCATCGAGACTGGAGGTGAGCCAGGGACGCCCTCTCAGAGGGGTTTCCCATCAGCGTGCTGGTGA